The following coding sequences lie in one Euhalothece natronophila Z-M001 genomic window:
- a CDS encoding class I SAM-dependent RNA methyltransferase: MNVKTSIDLKQLKPGDSLTVTIERFNNKYLGETTLQGKAVVVPGSIPGETIRGEVVRNWKRRLLLKAVEIIDSSRDRATPQCKHFTHCAGCQFQHIDYQAQLKIKESRLRSYFDSDHPATPLPLRGIIGSPTPYRYRNSIKLHGPGEPGFWQVLGVDMMRNQECPICVESVDKALQQQREKQFQDFTSNGILNVLIRGTKLGEVYIGPENPQPDEIAWLNEELTHPLTGVSYQLIVPAHAFWQGSTPMLPTLVEQVVRPIQEFQPDTLIESYCGMGLFGIMSAPYAREVIGIEEHPLAIEAAKQNQENLDIENLRIFRSKTEDRLGDFLAELPSEKSSLIVDPPRSGLPKKVLKQILATPPQQLVYVSCSPESFARNLHALCRETYQLQDVVGLDLFPQTKHLECVGVLERRV, from the coding sequence GTGAACGTAAAAACTTCTATTGATCTGAAACAATTAAAACCAGGAGACAGTCTAACTGTCACCATTGAACGGTTCAACAACAAGTATCTGGGAGAAACTACCTTACAGGGAAAAGCTGTAGTAGTGCCAGGGAGTATTCCAGGAGAGACGATCCGAGGAGAGGTGGTTCGGAATTGGAAACGTCGCCTCCTTTTAAAGGCTGTGGAGATTATTGATTCAAGTCGCGATCGCGCTACCCCACAATGCAAACATTTTACCCACTGTGCCGGTTGTCAATTTCAACATATCGACTACCAGGCGCAATTAAAAATTAAAGAATCTCGCCTCAGAAGTTATTTTGATAGTGATCACCCTGCAACCCCCCTTCCCTTAAGAGGAATTATTGGTTCTCCCACTCCCTATCGTTATCGCAACAGCATCAAACTTCATGGCCCAGGGGAACCAGGCTTTTGGCAAGTGTTAGGGGTGGATATGATGCGAAATCAAGAATGCCCCATTTGTGTGGAAAGTGTGGATAAAGCCCTACAACAACAGCGAGAAAAACAATTTCAAGATTTTACCAGTAACGGTATCCTTAATGTGCTGATTCGGGGAACAAAACTAGGAGAAGTTTATATTGGCCCCGAAAATCCCCAACCCGACGAGATTGCCTGGTTAAATGAAGAATTAACCCATCCTCTAACCGGGGTGAGTTATCAGTTAATTGTACCAGCCCATGCGTTTTGGCAAGGAAGTACCCCCATGCTTCCTACTTTAGTGGAACAAGTAGTGCGTCCCATCCAAGAATTTCAGCCTGATACCCTGATCGAGAGTTATTGTGGTATGGGCTTATTTGGCATTATGAGTGCGCCCTATGCTAGAGAGGTGATTGGTATTGAAGAACATCCCTTAGCTATTGAAGCGGCAAAGCAGAATCAAGAGAATTTAGACATTGAGAATCTTCGTATCTTTCGCAGTAAAACTGAAGATCGGTTGGGGGATTTTTTAGCAGAATTGCCTTCAGAAAAATCTAGTTTAATTGTTGATCCACCACGTAGTGGACTCCCAAAAAAGGTACTCAAGCAAATACTTGCTACTCCTCCGCAGCAGTTAGTCTATGTTAGTTGTAGCCCTGAAAGTTTTGCTCGTAATCTTCATGCTTTATGTCGCGAAACGTATCAATTACAGGATGTGGTGGGATTAGATTTATTTCCACAAACGAAACATTTAGAATGTGTGGGGGTTTTAGAGAGAAGAGTTTAG
- the folB gene encoding dihydroneopterin aldolase produces MDAIRIQNIRCYGYTGFLPEEQVLGQWFEVNLILWVDLAPAGDSDDIKDTLDYRQAIADVKSLIETQKFSLIEKLASAIAQSLLNFNLVQKVSVSLSKPSPPIPNFGGEITVEITREKS; encoded by the coding sequence ATGGACGCGATTAGAATACAGAATATCCGTTGTTATGGTTATACAGGGTTTTTACCAGAGGAACAGGTATTAGGACAATGGTTTGAGGTAAATTTAATTCTGTGGGTGGATTTAGCGCCTGCAGGCGACAGTGACGATATTAAGGATACCCTTGATTATCGCCAAGCTATTGCAGATGTGAAGTCTCTCATTGAAACTCAAAAGTTTTCTTTAATTGAAAAACTCGCAAGCGCGATCGCGCAATCACTCCTTAATTTTAACTTAGTACAAAAAGTCTCTGTTTCTTTATCAAAACCGTCTCCTCCCATTCCTAACTTTGGCGGTGAGATTACGGTTGAGATTACTCGGGAAAAGTCTTAA
- the ftsH gene encoding ATP-dependent zinc metalloprotease FtsH has protein sequence MPKENSKNNQISQQEPKQRGFNGSWLFPIIALALLIGSIFADVGEGEEVSYSQFIEQVENNKVEEVIIGEERIEYTLKPDAVEDAEEPVVRYTFAIPNDANLTEILEANDVEYRGAPNGNGAGWLVGALSWILPPLLFFSIAYFLFNRAQGGASSPLMSVGKSKARIYSEGDTGCTFKDIAGVDEAQEELQEVVDYLKNADKYSRLGAKIPKGVLLVGPPGTGKTLLAKAVAGEANVPFFSISGSEFIEMFVGVGASRVRDLFQQAQEQAPCIIFIDELDALGKSRGGSGAMTGGGGNDEQEQTLNQLLNEMDGFDANKGVIVLAATNRPEVLDPALQRPGRFDRQVSVDRPDKKGRKAVLEVHVPEIKLAQDVDLSVIAARTPGFAGADLANLVNEAALLAARKNHEYVTMDDFEEALERIIAGLEKKSRVLQDEERKTVAYHEVGHAMVGALMPGSGRVEKISIVPRGAGALGYTLQLPEEDRFLIAEDEIRGRIAIMLGGRSAEEVVFGKVSTGASDDIQKATDLAERCVTLYGMSNRLGPIAFEKPQQQYIPGLSSPRRSVGPEVTAAIDEEVKAIVETAHTMAQKILKENFELLEETAQSLLEEEVLEGSDLTEKLDQVKAPADFEQWLKTGQLSEIDLDSAVSDNHQTNPEKSMVNDSKQN, from the coding sequence ATGCCAAAAGAAAATTCTAAAAATAATCAAATTTCCCAACAAGAACCCAAACAACGAGGATTTAATGGGAGTTGGCTATTTCCCATTATTGCCCTAGCCCTACTTATTGGCAGTATTTTTGCTGATGTGGGAGAAGGAGAAGAAGTGTCTTATAGCCAATTTATCGAACAAGTAGAAAACAATAAAGTTGAAGAAGTCATCATTGGTGAAGAACGCATCGAATATACACTCAAACCTGATGCAGTAGAAGATGCAGAAGAACCCGTTGTCCGATACACTTTTGCCATTCCCAATGATGCCAACCTCACCGAAATTCTAGAAGCAAATGACGTTGAATATCGAGGTGCGCCCAACGGCAATGGTGCTGGCTGGTTAGTCGGAGCATTAAGCTGGATTTTACCCCCATTATTATTCTTTAGTATTGCCTATTTTCTCTTTAACCGCGCTCAGGGTGGCGCAAGTAGCCCATTAATGTCTGTAGGCAAAAGTAAAGCTCGCATTTATTCGGAAGGAGACACAGGTTGCACATTCAAAGATATTGCAGGAGTTGATGAGGCACAAGAAGAACTCCAAGAAGTCGTTGATTACCTGAAAAACGCTGATAAATATAGCCGTCTTGGGGCAAAAATTCCGAAAGGCGTATTATTAGTGGGGCCACCTGGAACAGGAAAAACCCTCCTTGCCAAAGCAGTTGCTGGCGAAGCAAACGTTCCCTTTTTCAGCATTTCTGGTTCAGAATTTATTGAAATGTTTGTCGGCGTTGGCGCTTCTCGGGTGCGAGACTTATTCCAACAAGCCCAAGAACAAGCCCCCTGTATCATCTTTATTGATGAACTTGATGCCCTCGGAAAATCCCGTGGTGGTAGCGGTGCTATGACTGGAGGCGGTGGCAATGATGAACAGGAACAAACCCTCAACCAGTTATTAAATGAAATGGATGGGTTTGATGCCAATAAGGGCGTAATTGTACTTGCTGCCACAAACCGCCCCGAAGTCCTTGATCCTGCCCTCCAACGTCCCGGACGCTTTGATCGCCAAGTCTCTGTAGATCGCCCTGACAAAAAAGGACGTAAAGCAGTTTTAGAAGTTCACGTCCCTGAAATTAAACTTGCCCAAGATGTGGATTTATCTGTCATCGCAGCTCGTACCCCCGGTTTTGCTGGTGCAGACTTAGCCAACTTAGTTAATGAAGCCGCCCTATTAGCCGCTCGTAAAAACCATGAATATGTCACCATGGATGACTTTGAAGAAGCCTTAGAGCGTATTATTGCTGGATTAGAGAAAAAATCCCGCGTCTTACAAGATGAAGAAAGAAAAACTGTTGCGTATCATGAAGTTGGTCATGCCATGGTTGGGGCTTTAATGCCAGGTTCAGGGCGTGTTGAGAAAATATCTATTGTGCCTCGTGGCGCTGGCGCATTAGGTTATACCCTACAGTTACCTGAAGAAGATCGTTTTCTTATCGCTGAAGATGAAATTCGGGGACGGATTGCCATTATGTTAGGCGGACGTTCTGCTGAAGAAGTGGTCTTTGGTAAAGTTTCTACAGGGGCAAGTGATGATATTCAGAAAGCAACAGACTTAGCAGAACGCTGTGTCACCCTCTATGGTATGAGTAACCGTTTAGGGCCCATTGCCTTTGAAAAACCACAACAGCAGTATATTCCAGGTTTAAGCAGTCCTCGTCGTTCTGTGGGTCCCGAAGTCACTGCCGCCATTGACGAGGAAGTGAAAGCCATTGTGGAAACAGCCCACACCATGGCACAAAAAATTCTCAAGGAAAACTTTGAGCTTTTAGAAGAAACTGCTCAATCTCTCCTTGAAGAAGAAGTATTAGAGGGGAGCGATTTAACGGAAAAACTGGATCAAGTCAAAGCCCCTGCCGATTTTGAACAATGGCTAAAAACGGGGCAACTATCAGAGATTGATTTGGATTCTGCGGTTAGCGATAATCATCAAACCAATCCCGAAAAGTCAATGGTGAATGATTCTAAGCAGAATTAG
- a CDS encoding Npun_F5749 family FMN-dependent PPOX-type flavoprotein — protein sequence MALAPWRSAIARSLHLNRSLPESRYFQLATITPQGFPTNRTVVFRGFQDHTNSLQIITDARSEKVSHLQQHPQAEICWYFTKSREQFRFHGEISLITADAPSEVRKTLWEQISENARLQFIWPHPKAPRTPDPFPDTPPSTIPDTFVVLLFSPQNVDYLSLKGNPQHRYLYKLDNAGNWSMSEVNP from the coding sequence ATGGCTCTAGCTCCCTGGCGAAGCGCGATCGCGCGATCATTGCACCTCAATCGTTCCCTCCCAGAGTCTCGTTATTTTCAACTCGCTACCATCACCCCCCAAGGTTTTCCCACCAATCGCACTGTTGTCTTTCGAGGCTTTCAAGATCACACAAATAGCCTGCAAATCATTACTGATGCCCGCAGTGAGAAAGTTTCTCATCTACAGCAACATCCCCAAGCTGAAATTTGCTGGTATTTCACAAAATCTCGTGAGCAGTTTCGCTTTCATGGAGAAATTAGCCTCATAACTGCCGATGCCCCTTCCGAGGTGCGAAAGACTCTCTGGGAACAAATCTCTGAAAATGCTCGTTTACAGTTTATTTGGCCCCATCCTAAAGCCCCACGCACCCCTGACCCTTTTCCTGATACCCCTCCCTCCACCATTCCTGATACCTTTGTCGTTCTTCTTTTTTCTCCCCAAAACGTAGATTATCTCAGCTTAAAAGGGAATCCTCAACATCGTTATCTCTATAAGTTAGACAACGCTGGAAACTGGTCTATGAGCGAAGTTAATCCTTAA
- a CDS encoding TrkH family potassium uptake protein encodes MTIARTICLGFIAVISVGTILLLFPITTSDGSWNDPITALFTATSAVCVTGLAVVDTGTHFSFWGQLIILFLIQIGGLGYMTTNTFLLLVIRKKFDLRQKVAIDQSFDRPFLQGSRNLIISIIATSLIFELTGFFLLTNLFSDHDNTIWLALFHSISAWNNAGFSLFSDSLMSYQSSLQANIIFPILIIFGGLGYQAIFEMFMWSKQKFEERVLNKNTEQIIFSLNSKIVSNTTLILLFLGTVAFFLTDFSNARVFGDLPLHERFLGAWFQSVTTRTAGFNSVDISNMTNAGLFITIAFMVIGASPSGTGGGLKTTTLRILINSTISTLKGKTEVIVYERRVPVNLILKAVGVLCASFTLLTTVTALIAITDPNLSFIQILFEVCSAFATVGLSTGITGSLSPLGKLIIIATMYIGRVGILIVINTLVKASPPSLIKYPEENLLVG; translated from the coding sequence ATGACCATTGCACGAACCATTTGTTTAGGGTTTATTGCCGTTATCTCCGTGGGAACGATTTTATTACTTTTCCCCATTACCACCAGTGATGGCAGTTGGAATGACCCAATTACTGCCCTTTTTACAGCTACCTCGGCGGTATGTGTCACGGGGTTAGCTGTGGTTGACACGGGAACTCATTTTTCCTTTTGGGGACAATTAATTATTTTATTCCTGATTCAAATTGGGGGGTTAGGGTATATGACTACCAATACCTTCCTTTTATTAGTAATTCGCAAAAAGTTTGATCTGCGACAAAAAGTTGCCATTGATCAGTCTTTTGATCGCCCTTTTCTGCAAGGAAGTCGTAATTTAATTATTTCCATTATTGCTACCAGTCTTATTTTTGAATTAACAGGATTTTTTCTTTTAACTAATTTATTTTCCGACCATGATAATACGATATGGCTAGCCTTATTTCATAGTATAAGTGCTTGGAATAATGCAGGATTTAGCCTTTTTAGTGACAGTTTAATGAGTTACCAATCTTCCTTACAGGCTAACATAATTTTTCCAATTTTAATTATTTTTGGAGGCTTAGGCTATCAAGCCATTTTTGAAATGTTTATGTGGAGTAAACAGAAATTTGAAGAGCGAGTTTTAAATAAAAATACTGAACAAATTATTTTTTCCTTAAATTCTAAGATTGTTAGTAATACAACTTTAATTCTTTTATTTCTAGGAACAGTTGCTTTCTTCTTAACTGACTTTAGTAATGCTAGAGTTTTTGGTGATTTACCCTTACACGAACGCTTTTTAGGGGCTTGGTTTCAATCTGTTACCACTCGAACTGCTGGATTTAATTCTGTTGATATTAGCAATATGACCAATGCGGGATTATTTATTACTATTGCTTTTATGGTCATTGGAGCAAGCCCTAGTGGTACAGGAGGAGGCTTAAAAACAACAACCCTAAGAATTTTAATTAACTCAACAATTTCTACTCTTAAAGGTAAAACAGAAGTTATTGTTTACGAAAGACGAGTTCCTGTTAATTTAATCCTAAAAGCAGTGGGCGTTTTATGTGCTTCCTTTACCCTTCTTACCACTGTTACCGCCCTAATTGCTATTACTGATCCCAATTTAAGCTTTATTCAGATTCTCTTTGAAGTTTGTTCTGCTTTCGCGACAGTCGGACTTTCCACAGGAATTACTGGCAGTTTATCCCCCTTGGGAAAATTGATTATTATTGCTACCATGTATATTGGAAGAGTGGGGATTCTAATTGTTATTAATACCTTAGTTAAAGCCTCACCCCCAAGTTTAATTAAGTATCCAGAAGAAAACTTATTAGTCGGATAA
- a CDS encoding DUF1816 domain-containing protein translates to MQEYILSILEFFGKAWWIEIKTESPKCTYYFGPFVSKREAKKLKPGYIEDLEGEGATIISLQMKRCQPTVLTIEEEEESGEEAREKFPTLTGKES, encoded by the coding sequence ATGCAAGAGTATATCCTATCAATCCTAGAATTTTTCGGTAAAGCCTGGTGGATCGAAATTAAAACCGAGTCCCCCAAATGTACTTACTATTTTGGGCCTTTTGTCAGTAAACGAGAGGCAAAAAAACTAAAACCAGGTTATATAGAAGATTTAGAAGGAGAAGGGGCAACCATTATTTCCCTACAAATGAAGCGTTGCCAACCCACTGTCCTTACCATTGAAGAAGAAGAGGAAAGTGGGGAGGAGGCTAGGGAAAAGTTCCCCACCTTAACAGGTAAAGAGTCTTAA
- a CDS encoding Gfo/Idh/MocA family protein, whose product MSNGSVGIAIVGTGFGKKVHIPAFQIHEETKPVAVYNRSLDKARAIAQENDIPHASNDLNTILSLPDVDAVSITTPPFLHYDMAKAVINAGKHLLLEKPLNLNVKQTRELYHLAKNKGVVAASDFEFRFVPEWQMLAEHLEKDYVGNKRLVKIDWLLARRANPELPWNWYAQKDKGGGALGAVGSHAFDYLNWLFGGVNRLCGQLSTAVAERPDPQDNGKLKPVDSDDTCLLMLELADGTPCQLNISAAAYEGRGHWVEVYGDRGTIVLGSPNLKDYVHGFRFLAAPAGETLSEVFVPQRLGFPKVYQDGRIAPVVRLIDQWVQAIKTQNSMTPSLREGVYSQLLMDLTHQSHQQGGWVDVPNFENFLNS is encoded by the coding sequence ATGAGCAATGGCTCTGTTGGTATAGCAATTGTTGGAACGGGTTTTGGGAAGAAAGTCCATATTCCAGCTTTTCAAATTCATGAGGAAACTAAGCCGGTTGCCGTTTATAATCGCAGTTTAGACAAAGCTCGCGCGATCGCGCAAGAAAACGATATTCCTCATGCTAGTAATGATCTCAATACTATTCTGTCTCTTCCTGATGTAGATGCAGTAAGTATTACCACGCCCCCCTTCCTTCACTACGACATGGCAAAAGCGGTGATTAATGCAGGGAAACATCTCCTTTTAGAAAAACCGCTCAATCTCAATGTCAAACAAACGCGAGAACTTTATCATCTTGCTAAAAACAAAGGCGTAGTTGCCGCTAGTGACTTTGAATTTCGGTTTGTTCCTGAATGGCAAATGCTAGCTGAACATTTAGAAAAAGACTATGTGGGGAACAAGCGACTGGTAAAAATTGACTGGTTACTAGCCAGACGGGCTAACCCCGAACTGCCTTGGAATTGGTACGCTCAAAAAGACAAAGGCGGTGGCGCATTAGGGGCAGTAGGGTCTCATGCCTTTGACTATCTTAATTGGCTATTTGGGGGCGTTAATCGCCTCTGTGGACAGTTATCAACGGCTGTGGCTGAACGCCCGGATCCCCAAGATAATGGAAAACTGAAGCCCGTAGATTCTGATGACACCTGTTTATTAATGCTAGAGTTAGCCGATGGAACACCCTGTCAGTTAAATATTAGTGCCGCTGCCTATGAAGGGCGTGGTCATTGGGTAGAAGTGTACGGCGATCGCGGTACTATTGTCTTAGGCAGTCCTAACCTCAAAGACTATGTTCATGGCTTCCGCTTTTTAGCCGCTCCTGCAGGAGAAACCCTTTCCGAAGTTTTTGTTCCTCAACGATTAGGTTTTCCGAAAGTTTATCAGGATGGACGCATTGCCCCAGTTGTCCGTCTCATTGACCAGTGGGTACAAGCCATTAAAACCCAAAACTCTATGACACCTTCTTTACGCGAGGGAGTCTATTCCCAATTACTCATGGATCTAACCCACCAATCTCATCAACAAGGAGGCTGGGTTGATGTTCCCAATTTTGAAAACTTTTTAAATAGCTAA
- the rlmB gene encoding 23S rRNA (guanosine(2251)-2'-O)-methyltransferase RlmB, translated as MNEKPRKRNKPKPNKGKPFPKSGRPKSKKPDPSQKAEKSDHGDDDLIYGRHSVLAALESKRQLNRVWITPKLRYSSSFNSFLQTAKKQGTIIDEVGTERLNQITRGGNHQGVVAQIAPYHYLELNELVEKAHANSQKPIIIAAEGITDPQNLGAIIRSAEALGAQGVVIPQRRAVGITSTVMKVAAGALEYLPVARVVNLSRALEDLKKGGFWIYGTVADDGKALPEVSFDNAVVLVVGGEGEGLSLLTQRHCDELISIPLVGKTESLNAHVACAIALYEVSGRHRRKSFNLS; from the coding sequence ATGAATGAAAAACCTCGTAAGCGTAACAAGCCGAAACCCAACAAAGGAAAACCCTTTCCCAAATCTGGTCGCCCTAAAAGTAAAAAGCCTGATCCGAGTCAAAAAGCAGAAAAATCTGATCACGGGGATGATGATCTAATCTATGGTCGTCATAGTGTGTTGGCAGCGTTAGAAAGTAAACGGCAGTTAAATCGAGTTTGGATTACCCCAAAGTTACGCTATAGCAGTTCTTTTAATTCTTTCCTGCAAACGGCGAAAAAGCAGGGAACTATTATTGATGAAGTGGGAACAGAACGCTTAAATCAAATTACTCGCGGTGGTAATCATCAAGGGGTAGTAGCCCAAATTGCCCCCTATCACTATCTGGAATTAAATGAATTAGTCGAAAAAGCCCACGCCAATAGTCAAAAGCCCATTATTATCGCGGCTGAAGGCATTACAGATCCTCAAAATTTAGGGGCGATTATTCGCAGTGCAGAAGCATTAGGCGCACAAGGAGTTGTCATTCCGCAGCGCCGCGCCGTGGGAATTACTTCTACCGTGATGAAAGTGGCAGCGGGAGCGTTAGAATATTTGCCAGTAGCGCGAGTGGTTAATTTGTCTCGGGCTTTGGAAGATTTGAAAAAAGGGGGCTTTTGGATTTATGGTACAGTGGCGGATGATGGCAAAGCATTGCCTGAAGTGAGTTTTGATAATGCTGTGGTGTTAGTGGTAGGAGGCGAAGGAGAAGGGTTGAGTTTGTTAACCCAACGCCATTGTGATGAACTGATTTCTATTCCTTTAGTGGGAAAAACCGAGAGCTTAAATGCTCATGTTGCTTGCGCGATCGCGCTTTATGAGGTATCTGGTCGTCATCGTCGCAAATCTTTTAATCTTTCCTAA
- a CDS encoding thioredoxin family protein: MVVTVNENNFSQEVLNSPQPTLVHFWAPWCGLCHLITPTLATFQQQWNQKIKLVSINADENFKLANAYRLKSLPTLILFHEGKIISRLEELKGRDELHRTLETLLQRHALANSA, encoded by the coding sequence ATGGTAGTAACCGTTAACGAAAATAACTTTTCCCAAGAAGTTCTTAATTCACCCCAACCGACTTTAGTTCACTTTTGGGCTCCTTGGTGTGGATTATGCCATTTAATTACACCAACCCTAGCAACATTTCAACAACAGTGGAATCAAAAAATCAAATTAGTGAGTATTAATGCTGATGAAAATTTTAAACTTGCTAATGCTTATCGCTTAAAAAGTTTACCAACGTTGATTTTATTTCATGAAGGAAAGATTATTTCTCGCCTTGAAGAACTAAAAGGGCGCGATGAATTGCATCGTACCCTAGAAACGCTTTTACAACGTCATGCTTTGGCTAATTCTGCTTAG
- a CDS encoding potassium channel family protein codes for MDIKASFKIFNQFRYQPKEFAVIGLGRFGRAVCGELRQLGCDVLATDRDEKLVNQALTDKITSHAVQLDATEASALKEAGIFEFDVVIIAIGDYIQESIVATLNVKENGVKYVVAKASSHIHGKLLKRVGADRVVFPERDAGNELARYLAQPGILDKFELDPEHSIVSIQIPEAFDGQTLESLDLRTHYGLNVIAIKYGEKFEYNPPGNYRLHKGLKMIVVGANSDIKRLPTDSHQQHIQSDEAGELEKGV; via the coding sequence GTGGATATTAAAGCCTCTTTTAAGATTTTTAATCAGTTTCGCTATCAACCAAAAGAATTTGCAGTGATTGGTTTAGGGCGTTTTGGTCGCGCTGTTTGTGGAGAATTAAGGCAATTAGGGTGTGACGTTTTAGCCACTGATCGGGACGAGAAATTGGTTAATCAAGCCCTAACCGATAAAATTACTTCCCATGCCGTCCAGCTTGATGCTACAGAGGCTTCTGCCCTCAAAGAAGCGGGAATTTTTGAATTTGATGTGGTGATTATTGCCATTGGCGACTATATACAAGAAAGTATTGTTGCTACCCTTAATGTGAAAGAAAATGGGGTAAAATATGTTGTCGCCAAAGCCTCTTCTCATATTCATGGGAAATTGCTAAAACGAGTAGGGGCTGATCGCGTTGTTTTTCCTGAAAGAGATGCTGGAAACGAACTTGCCCGTTATTTAGCCCAACCAGGGATTTTAGACAAATTTGAACTGGATCCCGAACATAGTATTGTCAGTATTCAAATTCCAGAAGCGTTTGATGGACAGACATTAGAAAGCTTAGATTTAAGAACTCATTATGGCTTAAACGTCATTGCAATTAAATATGGGGAAAAATTTGAATATAACCCCCCTGGAAATTATCGCTTGCATAAAGGGTTAAAAATGATTGTTGTCGGGGCAAATTCTGATATTAAACGCTTACCTACAGATTCTCATCAGCAACATATTCAATCTGATGAAGCTGGAGAATTAGAAAAGGGGGTTTAA
- a CDS encoding alpha/beta fold hydrolase, with the protein MATRKTLTLSEIELSYLEWGNSDNPPLLLLHGLADQAVVWSSLGEALASQYHIIAPDLRGHGESSKPSETHYTFPEITADLEGLCQALNWQRISVLGHSWGAKVLAYWAQQKPQRFDRLILVDPFLMGKLPSWLKITFPILYRTLSTFKGMGPFSSYEEAETQARQMGKFKQWNDLQKTVFQANLEQKSDGSWGSKFTIPARNGIFKEVMKVDGLTSPLSIPTLLIIPEKGLNRMQWQLKPYHQYLKDLQIKTVPGNHWAFLGQPETFNRCVAEFLTN; encoded by the coding sequence ATGGCAACACGAAAAACTCTTACCCTCTCTGAAATTGAACTCTCTTATCTAGAATGGGGAAATTCTGACAATCCTCCCCTACTTCTCCTACATGGATTAGCTGATCAAGCAGTGGTCTGGTCAAGTTTAGGGGAAGCTCTTGCCAGCCAATATCATATCATTGCCCCTGATCTTCGCGGTCATGGGGAAAGTAGCAAACCCAGTGAAACCCATTATACATTTCCTGAAATTACCGCCGACTTAGAAGGTTTATGTCAAGCCCTAAATTGGCAAAGAATCAGTGTTTTAGGACATTCTTGGGGAGCAAAAGTTCTTGCTTACTGGGCGCAACAGAAGCCCCAACGCTTTGATCGCCTCATTTTAGTTGATCCTTTTCTTATGGGTAAACTCCCCAGTTGGCTAAAAATCACCTTTCCAATTCTCTATCGTACCCTCTCTACATTTAAGGGGATGGGGCCATTTTCCAGTTATGAGGAAGCGGAAACTCAAGCCCGTCAAATGGGTAAATTTAAGCAGTGGAATGATCTACAAAAAACCGTCTTCCAAGCTAACCTTGAACAAAAATCTGATGGCAGTTGGGGAAGTAAATTCACCATTCCTGCTCGAAATGGCATCTTCAAAGAAGTAATGAAAGTGGATGGGCTAACCTCCCCCTTAAGCATTCCCACCCTTCTCATCATTCCCGAAAAAGGCTTGAACCGCATGCAATGGCAGCTCAAACCTTATCACCAATACTTGAAGGATTTACAAATTAAGACAGTTCCTGGCAATCATTGGGCATTTTTAGGACAACCTGAAACCTTTAATCGCTGTGTTGCTGAATTTCTAACTAACTAA